In Brassica napus cultivar Da-Ae chromosome A3, Da-Ae, whole genome shotgun sequence, the sequence attttatttctatttttcctATATACGGTATAATTCCccttctttaaatttggatttatttgagtagaaataatttattttgtttttttctttcgtaaaGAAAGACTTTGTACTTGTAATAAACTGACGTGGGATAAAGACCGCCTTTTTACCATCGCCTTCTCTCTCCATCATCCACAACCTTTGTCTCTCTTCACCGCAACCGCACCGGCCAAACCCTAATCTCCTCATCGGACAACAATCGATCTCCGGTTCAATCCCAAACCCGACATGAGCCAGACCACCGTTTCGCTTGGACTATAATGATCGGACCCCGTCTCGATTGCATGGAGTTTGAGCTATGCCGGAGCCTCGCCGTGGAGTCCGCCGTGGCCGTGCTGCCGACGCTGTAGCTCCGATTCAACAGTTGCCTACAGAcaagaagaaacagagcaaaAGGGTTACCGAAGCAGCAGCCGTGGAGAGGCCGAGGACGAGGTTAGCGGCGAGGAAGTTGAAAGAGGAAGATAAGGTGAGCCTTGAGGAGAGTCCTGTTAGAgtagaagaagaggagaaggaagtTATGGCGATTGGTAACGATAGTGGTGGCTCTAACAAGGCGGCTGCtcaggaagaagaaggaaacaCTGCTCCCTTCCCTGAAAGGGTAAAGCTTTCTTTCTCTATGATTATAGCTCTTGGAGATGATCTAACGGTTCTGTCTCTTTGTTAGGTCCAAGTTGGAGGGTCACCGCTCTATAAGGTTGAGAGGAAGCTAGGGAAAGGTGGGTTTGGACAAGTGTTTGTGGGACGGCGTATTAGTGGTGGTAATGAACGTAGTGCTGGAGCTAGCATCTTGGAGGTAAATGTGATTCAATTCAAGGATTGTATTTATTAGCCTAATCGTGTTAACCTTGTCTCGCATCTTTGTTTTCCTTAATAGGTTGCTTTGAAGTTTGAGCATCGAACTAGCAAGGGATGCAACTATGGTCCACCACATGAGTGGCAAGTGTACAAGTGGGTGTTTtgattctctcttctttcttacTATGTTtgtaaaattctttttttttactcagATTTTTTAGGTACTTTCTTGAGTTGAAATCTGAACTTGACAATTTCTTTTGTTGTGAGCAGCACCTTGGGTGGTAGTCATGGAGTCCCTAGAGTGCATTTCAAAGGGAGGCAAGGAGACTATTATGTTATGGTATTGGATCCTCCCTTTCACTTCTCTCCTTTCTAATTTTCTTCGGCAGTATCATTGATGACTGATGGTATATCTTTTTTTTGGCCTCAGGTTATGGACATACTCGGGCCGAGCTTATGGGATATATGGAATACTTCAGGGCAAGCGTGAGTATCCATTACACATCCTTGTAGACTTGTAGAGTTCTTGTCTCTTCCATTAATAAAGAACTAATGTCGCTTTCTATACAtgaatatccaaaatttatttgGTTCTTCCAAATGCTACATTAAAAATCCAGTGTAACTGCCCTAACggttcttttccttttctcttaaCAGAATGTCCTCAGAGATGGTAGCTTGCATTGCAGTTGAATCACTGTCCATCCTTGAAAAGATGCATGCGAAAGGGTTTGTACTTGAACTTTTTTCTCTTTGTATTTATCTTGGTTAACCAAAGTTACCTCTGTGTTAATATGTTTTATCTTTGTTAACTAGCCTAACAAGTCATGATTTGCTTTGGTTTCAGTTATGTGCATGGAGACGTTAAGCCAGAAAATTTCTTACTCGGCCAGCCTTCAACGTCTCAAGAAAAAAAGCTGTTTCTTGTTGATTTGGGACTAGGTTCGTTGATTTCATTCTCTCTGTGACTTTTATTAGGTGCTTATTTACATTTCTCATGTTATTAACTAACTTTTCAGCAACAAAGTGGAGAGAAGGTGGTGGGGGCGGACAACATGTTGAATATGATCAACGTCCTGATATGTTTAGGTAACAATTTTGCAACTGGTACCTAATTCTGACTTCTATATTCACTcttattttctctcttcttgAATATTTCTCTCCTTGATTTTATAGGGGGACAGTTAGATACGCAAGTGCACATGCTCACTTAGGGAGAACTGCTAGCAGAAGAGATGATCTCGAATCATTGGCATATACATTAATCTTTCTTCACCGAGGTAGATTGCCATGGCAAGGATATCAGGTACTGCAAACCTATCTTTTTTTCTGCACAAAAAGTAGAATGATGTGGTTAGCATGTTTCTTTCTCTGCTAATCTTTTAACTTGCTCAATTTTCAGGGAGATAACAAGTCATTCCTCGTTTGCAAAAAGAAGATGGCAACATCGCCGGATATGCTTTGTTGTTTCTGTCCCCCTCCTTTCAAGCAATTTCTTGAGATCGTGGTAAATATGAAATTTGACGAGGAACCTAACTATGGGAAGTTAGTATCTCTGTTTCAAGAACTCTTGGGAGAAAATCCGGCAATTAGGCCTATAAACACAGAGGGTGCCCAAAAGGTGACGTTTTCATCCGTTACATTTACCTTTCTTGCCTATTGAGTAGTCACTTTGGAGTTGTTGTTTGAcgtcttgtattttttttggtgGTAGATCATATTTCAAGTTGGACAGAAGCGAGGTAGGTTGAgcattggagaagaagaagaagatgcccCTAGGAAAAAAGTCCGTCTAGGAGTCCCTGCAACACAATGGATATCAATTTATAATGCAAGACAACCAATGAAGCAGAGGTAAAAGATTTTATGGTTACCATCAGTTAACTGTTGATGTCTTTTGATCTGTCCACTGCCTCAAGTGGGAAGTCCGTTTGTGTCTTAAGTGTTTTCTTGGTAGTATAGAACTTTGATTCTTGGCCTCAATGTGTCTACAGTGAAGGCAATTTTTGACCAACAATCTACTTGTGCAACTAGGTATCATTATAATGTGGCTGATACGAGACTGGCACAACATATTGAGAGAGGTACCGCAGATGGTCTGTTAATAAGCTGTGTATCATCATGTTCGAATCTATGGGCATTAATAATGGATGCTGGAACTGGCTTCACAAACCAAGTCTACGAACTCTCTCCTGTCTTCTTGCATAAGGTTAGTCCACAATGTTTTtctgttaattatttttaggtgttatttcaagatgatcttatatGAGAATAAACTCTGTTCTGTTTCAGGAATGGATAATGGAACAGTGGGAGAAGAATTACTACATAAGTTCTATTGCTGGCGCAGCCAATGGAAGCTCCTTAGTTGTCATGTCAAAAGGTATAATATACTTTTCCTGCTTTCATAAAAACTTTTATACATAAATGGTATTTTAACCATTGATGGCTTAttccatttttaatttaaaaattgggTATTGAAGGCACGGCGTATACACAGCAGTCGTACAAAGTAAGCGATTCATTTCCATTCAAGTGGATAAACAAGAAGTGGAGAGAAGGCTTCCATGTAACCTCTATGGCAACAGCTGGAACCCGATGGGGTGTTGTTATGTCCCGCAATTCTGGCTATAGTGAACAGGTTAGACTTCAACAATGCTTCTTCGTGTGGTGTCTTCCTTCATAAACTACCTATTTATCTCTCTCTGTCTCCAGGTTGTTGAGCTGGACTTTCTGTATCCGAGTGAAGGCATCCACAGGCGTTGGGATGGTGGATTCAGAATCACATCAACAGCAGCAACTACTGATCAAACTGCTCTAATTCTAAGCATCCCACGGCGTAGGCTGGTCGATGAGACACAAGAGACATTGCGTACCTCTCAATTCCCCAGCACACATGTCAAGGTGAGTAGAGTGAAGATTACTTTAATTCTTTGAGATTTTTTCTCCCTTCCGATGAACAATGCCTGAGA encodes:
- the LOC106390464 gene encoding casein kinase 1-like protein HD16, with translation MPEPRRGVRRGRAADAVAPIQQLPTDKKKQSKRVTEAAAVERPRTRLAARKLKEEDKVSLEESPVRVEEEEKEVMAIGNDSGGSNKAAAQEEEGNTAPFPERVQVGGSPLYKVERKLGKGGFGQVFVGRRISGGNERSAGASILEVALKFEHRTSKGCNYGPPHEWQVYNTLGGSHGVPRVHFKGRQGDYYVMVMDILGPSLWDIWNTSGQAMSSEMVACIAVESLSILEKMHAKGYVHGDVKPENFLLGQPSTSQEKKLFLVDLGLATKWREGGGGGQHVEYDQRPDMFRGTVRYASAHAHLGRTASRRDDLESLAYTLIFLHRGRLPWQGYQGDNKSFLVCKKKMATSPDMLCCFCPPPFKQFLEIVVNMKFDEEPNYGKLVSLFQELLGENPAIRPINTEGAQKIIFQVGQKRGRLSIGEEEEDAPRKKVRLGVPATQWISIYNARQPMKQRYHYNVADTRLAQHIERGTADGLLISCVSSCSNLWALIMDAGTGFTNQVYELSPVFLHKEWIMEQWEKNYYISSIAGAANGSSLVVMSKGTAYTQQSYKVSDSFPFKWINKKWREGFHVTSMATAGTRWGVVMSRNSGYSEQVVELDFLYPSEGIHRRWDGGFRITSTAATTDQTALILSIPRRRLVDETQETLRTSQFPSTHVKEKWGKNLYLASLSYGRTVS